The Ignavibacteria bacterium nucleotide sequence TCGAAAGAAATTTAGATTTTTCGCTTCTTAAAGTAGAACCAGCATTAATTTATAAGTTCAACAAACATTTATCAGGATATGTCGGATTCAGCGTGGACGCCTTTGGACGAGAAGTCGGTGCCGGAAGAGCTTTTAAGCTCGGAATCTGGTACCAGTCATAGTCAAGCTTTACAAAGTGCTCTGCTAAAACATAGAGTATTTTCAAAAGCTCAGATAGAAGCTATTGAAGAACATGGAAAAAGTGAAAATCTATATTTTCCAAAAGTTCTTCTATTTTATGGACATATATCTCGCACGGATTATGAAACGATAATTCGGTGGGAAATTCCTGTTCATAAAATTGATCTCCTCAAGCAGGACATCGATTACGAGCTTCTTGCAAATTTTGATCAAACTTACCTCAATGATAAACTCGTTGTACCAGTCAGGAGAGATGCGAATTCGCTCTTAATTGCCATGGTCAATCCGCTTGATGAGGAAGTGATTAACACAATTTATGATAAAATAAAAATGCCATTGAAAATTTATTACGCTACGGACGTCGACATTCAATGGGTTTTAAATAAAGCTTTTGGACAGGAATTAGCAAGCAGCGCAGTATATAGCTTATTCACGGAAGACGAGCGAAGTTCGGCTATTGAAACATTTACTCTACCACAAACTCTTGGTCTTGCATTGCTTGGAACTTTGTTGGTTATCGGTCTTGCGGTCGAACCGAGGACAACGACAATAATTCTGATGGCATTGGTGAATTTACTATACTTATTCTCAATTGGTTTTAAGTTTATTCTCACCCTTGCTGGTGCAAGATTTGAAATGTACGAAAGTGTAACTCAAGCAGAAGTGAAGGAATTGGAAAATAAAGACCTTCCACCATATAGTATTCTTCTGCCGGTTTACAAAGAACCAGAAGTAATCGAAACATTAATAGCTGGACTAAATAAACTCGATTACCCGAAAGATAAATTAGACATAAAAATCCTTCTTGAGGAAGAAGATTTTCCAACGATCGATAAGATTCGTAATCTAAACATCCCATCGCATTTCGAGTGTATAATTGTACCAAACATGCAGCCGAAGACAAAACCAAAAGCCTGTAATTATGGCTTGGTATTTTGTCGCGGTGACATTGTTACAATTTACGATGCCGAAGATATTCCAGAACCTGACCAGCTTAAGAAAGCAATAATAGGATTCAGAAAATTCCCCGAAGATGTAATCTGTATCCAAGCTCAGCTTAATTATTTTAATGCAAACGAAAACTTCTTAACAAGAATGTTTACACTCGAGTATTCATACTGGTTTGATTACATGCTTCCTGGTATGGATAGACTTAATGTACCAATTCCATTGGGGGGTACAAGCAACCATTTTATTAAAGACAAGTTGATAGAGCTTAATGCTTGGGATCCTTTCAATGTTACCGAAGATGCTGATTTAGGTATTAGAGCATATGCAAAGGGATATAAAATTGGTACTATAAATTCCACAACTTATGAAGAAGCAAACAAGCATACAGCAAGCTGGATTCGTCAACGTTCCCGTTGGGTAAAAGGATATATGCAAACATTTCTTGTGCATTTGAGAAATCCTCTTTTACTTTTCCAAAGGATCGGTGTCCGAGGTATTTTCGCTTTCTTCATGTTTATCGGAGGTACTCCGGCGACATTCTTGATAAATTTGCCATTGTGGATTCTGTTTGTAGTTTGGCTCGTCTTCAAGCCTGCGTGGATTTCTGATGTTTTCCCTGCGTGGGTTTTGTACATATCACTATTTAACCTGCTAATTGGTAACGCGATGGTTGTTTATATGAACATGCTTGCAGTATTTCGCAGAAGGCAATACAACCTTGTAACGTTCGCTTTGCTGAATCCTGTTTATTGGATTCTCCATTCATTAGCTTCGTATAAAGCATTGTGGCAATTAATTGTAAAGCCATTCTATTGGGAAAAAACAACACACGGATTAACAACTTATTCCAAACCAGAAATAAAGAGTTCGTAAATGGGAATCAAATTACGTGACATACTTGTTTTTTTCTTTTTCTGGATAGCATTTTTCATTATCGGTGTTTTCTTCTACACTAGCTATAGCTTCTACGCACAAGAAGGCATTTTCCTGATGGAAAAAGCGCAGCTTGCTATGCGTGGAAATCCACCCAGATTAGAAAATATGGGATTAATATATCCTCCTCTTCCATATCTATTTTATCTGCCATTATCGATTTCTTCTTCACCGATTGCATCATTAGTTATTTCGACATTTTGGGGTGCATTCTGTGTGGCACTTTGTGTAAGATATTTACGATGGATACCGGGAAACACTGCAATTAAGATTGTAGTTACTGTCTTGTTCTTCTTAAATCCAATCTTTCTATATGTGATGTTTGCTCAACCGAGCCTGACGCTTTACATGGTGTTTTTTGTGATCTTTGTTTATTCATTTTTCAGATTTCATGAAACAAGAATCCCGTATTACATTGTTTTGTCTGGTGTAGCTTTGGGTGCAATGGCGGGCATCAGGTATGATACATTTTTTCTAACAATGGCTTTAATTCCTTTTGCTCCATTCTTGATATCTGAATCTACAGATTTCAATATTACTCGAATATTTGCACTTACAATGATGCTGGTTTTACCGACATTCATCGTGCTTGGATCATGGATTTATCTTAATTGGATTTTTACTGGTGAACCGTTTTACTTTTATTTCAGTCCATATTCCTATTTCAAACAGGTTTCAAATGAAATGGCACTTCGTCCTGAGTTATTTGATGCGAAGGGGGATATAATTAAATCCGTTTGGGTAGTTTTAAAGATGGCATTCCTCGCATTCCCAGCTTACTTTTTTGTTCTTCCGACTATTCGGACAGTAACACTATTTGTCGCTGCAATCGCGCCAGTAATTCTTCAGATTATTGTTATCTTTTTGGGAATCTCATCATTGTCAGTCAGTTGGTTTGCAGTATTGATCCCGATTACGATCATCGTAGTTTATTACTTTGTTAACTCTCCGAGTTATCAGCCTGCATATGGCGGATTAATATCGGTTTTAATGTTTGTATCATTATTTTTTGGATATTATTCATTATCAAATTCGGTAGATTTTACAGAAGTTAATTTCACAAAAGCATTACAAGGCGAGCAGGTTCAAGATCTATTTGAGGAAGAATTAAATGTAGCAAAATTCCTTAAGCAGAATACAACAGAAAAAAGCAAAATACTTATCGATGATGCAGTTGGTTATCCGATAGTCTGTTTTTACAGCAATCCTGAGCAATTCTTTTTACCTTACCAACATGATTATTTGAGATCACTGCAGCAGCCGGCATTCAGAGCGGATTATATTGTAGTACCAAAACCAGAAATTACTGCAACTGGATTTGATCAATTGACAGCAATGTATCCTGATGCATTTGAACAAGGATTTGATTATACTACACTTGTTTACCAGACTTCAAAATGGAGAGTCTATAGATCATCAGTTACAGAATCAAATTTATCTTATGAGGGACAATGAGCAATTATAAAATTTTAATCGTAGACGACAATCCACTTGTCGTAAAAATGCACTTGCATTATTTAAAACGTGCCGGCATGGATGCCGATACAGCACCAAATGGTAAAGAGGCAAAATCAAAAATATCGGACAACCATTACGATTTAGTCATTCTTGACTTAATGATGCCTGAAGTCAGTGGATTTGAAGTATTAAAATTTCTCCGAACGAGTCCAAAGAATTCTTCTGCTAAAGTTATTGTTGCATCTGCATTAAATGACAAAGAAGTAGTTGAACTCGTGTTTCAGCTCGGAGCAAATCACTTTATTACTTCACCAGTATCGTACCAATCGTTAATTGAAAAAGTTAATGCTGCTTTAAAGGGAGAATAAAAATTCTCCCTTTTTTATAGTTGGGGTGAAATTACTTATTAGTGTTATCTATTATCAAAACGAACTCGCACTTTTCATTTAAACTTTCAATATCCAATAGTACGTCGCTAACTTTGCCGCGATAAAACATTTCCTTCTCAGTTGTTACATCACAAGCTAGAGAAATAATTTTTTCTTCGCCAAAAACTTTTTTAACATCATTGAGAAGCAGTTTAAGTCGATAGGGTGTCTCCATTATCGCAAGTGTTTTTTTTATACCAGTTAATTTTTTTAACTCATCGAGGCGCTTATCTTTTTTGGGAGAAAGCCATCCGGCGTAATAAAATCTGCTTATGTCAAAGCCTGATGAAACTAGTGATGGAATTAGCGAATCGACGCCCGGTATTGGTGAAATGGAAATACCATTTTTAATAGCAAGTGGAATGAGATGATGTCCCGGATCCGCAAATATTGGCGTACCGGCATCGGAAATGATTGCGCAAGATTTACCAATAAGAAGTTCTTGAATGATATACAACGAGTTTTCCTCTTCGTTGTGTTCATTGAGAAGATGAAGCTCTTTTTCAAGGTTGAGTTGTTTTAAAATTCTTTTACCGAATTTATACCCTTCGCAAACAAGGAAATCTACTTCGGAAATAGTGCGTCTAGCCCTATAAGTTAAATCGTTCCAATTCCCTATTGGCGTTGAAACAATGAAAAGTTGACCAGCCAAGAACAATTACTCGACTATACTTGTCCAGCCGTAAACGTCTTCGGATTTTCCATAATGCATCGAAGTAATGATGTCATAAAGATATTGACTCCATTCACCGATTTCATTGTTGTTTATTGTAATCATTTTCCCTCTGTAGCTCAACTTTCCAACAGGGGAAACAACGGCGGCCGTCCCAGAGCCAAAGATTTCTTTTAACGTCCCTTTAGCATGAGCTTCGTATACTTCATCTATGGAAATTCTTCTTTCGGTTACTTTGAATTTCTCTCGTTTTGCAATTTTAATGATTGAATCGCGGGTAATTCCTGGCAATATCGTTCCTTCAAGAGGAGGAGTGATAAGTTCATCTCCAATTCGGAAGAAGATATTCATTGTTCCAACTTCTTCAATCCATTTTTTTTCAACGGCATCAAGCCAAAGGACTTGTGTAAATCCTTTCGATTTTGCCCGCTCAGTCGAGAATAAACTTGCAGCATAATTTGCTGGAGTTTTCAGGTCGCCTAATCCGCCTGGAGCTGTGCGAGAATGTTCTTCTTCGACAAGGATTTTTACAGGGCTAAATCCTTCTGCATAGTAAGCTCCGACAGGACTAAGTACAATAAACATAGAAAATGTTTTTGAAGACTTAACTCCGAGAAGATTGTCACGGGCCACAATCAGCGGACGAATATATATCGAAGTCCCTATAGAACTTGGATGCCACTCTTTCTCAATTATCAGTAATTCTTTTAAGTAGTCGATTACTTCGTCAGCATCGAATTGAGGGATGCACAATCCAGCAGAGGAACGATTAAACCTATTGAAATAATCTTTTACTCGGAAGAGTCTAATTTTACCATCTACTCCTAAAAAACTTTTCAAACCATCAAAAACTGCCTGTGAGTAATGAAAAACAACACAACCCGGCTCGACTAATACCGAAGAGTAAGGTTGAATAGTCGGTTCCACCCAGCCAGTATCGGGGGAATAGTCCCAAACAAACATATGATCTGTAAAATGCACACCGAAACCTAATTCGCTTTCCTTTGGAAATTTTTTAGGAAGATTAGTTTTTTTAACAGTAAGGTTTGAGATATTTGTTTCCATAAAATTCACTGTAAATATACTGAAATTTTCACTTCGAATAAAAAAATTATCTTCCACATTTCCTTCAATTTTTATTATTTTATTTACAATTCTCAAGGATTACGAAATGAAAAAAGCTAAAACAGCAACAAAAAAGTCAAAAGAAATTAAGAACGTAAAAACCAAATCAGTTAAATCATCAAAACCAAATGAGGCAAGTTTTGATTTTATTCAATATTCGAGTGAGGCAATTATTCAGATTAATTCACGCGGAATAATAAAATCTTGGCAAGGAGCCGCATCGAAGATTTTTGGTTTTACAGAAAAACAAATTCTTGACAAACACATTGGTGCTCTGATTTCCGAGTATGAAAGAGGACGAAATGAAATCGTCAGAGCAATCATCTCTGAAAAAAATCTGACTAACTATGAGACAAGACTTTTAACTAAGTCTGGTGTGGAGATTTATGCAAATGTTTCTATGCTGGCTTACAAGCAAAAGAAAAGAAAAACAAACGATTATATTTTAATTGTTCGTGATATAACTGAAGAGAAAAATTTCAGAGATAGATTATTCACACTTCAGAATGCTCATTCCGAAATTATTGATGGAATGTTAATGGGCATGTTGATTCTCGATAAGGAAACTGCAGAGATAATTTTCATGAATAAACGCGGTATGGAGATGTTCCAACTCACTGGTAAAGAAAACATAGGAAGGAAAATTTGGGATTTAGTAGACCCAGATTTAGTAAGTGAAGTAAATGATTTGATCTCATCTGATGTTGAGTTCTATACTCAGCTGCCCAAGCAATTAAAAGTACATCGATATCGCGATAAAACGAAATTTTGGATCGATGTTTATGCTTCGCGTATAATTTTCCATAAGCGTCCAAGTTCATTGTTCCTCTTTTTTGATAATTCAGAATTACGAGATCACGTCAAGAAGCTCGAAGAGACAGTCAAACAAAAAGATTTGCAAGCGGCAACAAAATCCAGATTCATGGCAAACATGTCACATGAACTCAGGTCTCCTATTAATATTATTCTTGGTTATGTGGATATTCTGATCAGTTTGGAAGTAGATGCAGAAGTGAAAGAATTTCTAATATACATTCAGAAGAGCGCAGAGCATTTATTAAAAACTTTAAATGACATTCTTGATCTTTCGAAAGCTGAAGCAAGCAAAATCAAATTGATAGAGAAACCATATAATATAGTTACTCTAATGAAATCGGTCCTTTCCATGATAGAGGTGAAGTTGATTGGGAAGAAAGTTGCATTAGATTATAATTCAAATATTGAACCGGATAGTTATTTCAGTATCGATGCTCATAACTTGCAGCGTGTATTGCTAAATGTTTTAGATAATGCAGTGAAGTTCACTGATGAAGGATTGATCTCGGTAGATGTGAAATATAGAAACAAAACTCTGAATTTTTCGATCAGCGATACTGGAATTGGAATGACACAAGAAGAGCTGGATA carries:
- a CDS encoding PAS domain S-box protein, translating into MKKAKTATKKSKEIKNVKTKSVKSSKPNEASFDFIQYSSEAIIQINSRGIIKSWQGAASKIFGFTEKQILDKHIGALISEYERGRNEIVRAIISEKNLTNYETRLLTKSGVEIYANVSMLAYKQKKRKTNDYILIVRDITEEKNFRDRLFTLQNAHSEIIDGMLMGMLILDKETAEIIFMNKRGMEMFQLTGKENIGRKIWDLVDPDLVSEVNDLISSDVEFYTQLPKQLKVHRYRDKTKFWIDVYASRIIFHKRPSSLFLFFDNSELRDHVKKLEETVKQKDLQAATKSRFMANMSHELRSPINIILGYVDILISLEVDAEVKEFLIYIQKSAEHLLKTLNDILDLSKAEASKIKLIEKPYNIVTLMKSVLSMIEVKLIGKKVALDYNSNIEPDSYFSIDAHNLQRVLLNVLDNAVKFTDEGLISVDVKYRNKTLNFSISDTGIGMTQEELDRLFTPFEQAHWEISQKYGGSGLGLAISKEICALWKGEIKIESKKNAGTTVTFTYPAERAEQIEEAEVSELPKDLSIIKGKKVLVIDDQEYNHKLFKLMLSECDVETVFSGKLALNKLITEDFDGIVLDLRLPDIAGMDVIKEIKKRERLKDLKIVTTSADILSGLKEEIEEMGLVFIPKPVRRADLLNALITAFSK
- a CDS encoding response regulator, producing MSNYKILIVDDNPLVVKMHLHYLKRAGMDADTAPNGKEAKSKISDNHYDLVILDLMMPEVSGFEVLKFLRTSPKNSSAKVIVASALNDKEVVELVFQLGANHFITSPVSYQSLIEKVNAALKGE
- the rsmI gene encoding 16S rRNA (cytidine(1402)-2'-O)-methyltransferase produces the protein MAGQLFIVSTPIGNWNDLTYRARRTISEVDFLVCEGYKFGKRILKQLNLEKELHLLNEHNEEENSLYIIQELLIGKSCAIISDAGTPIFADPGHHLIPLAIKNGISISPIPGVDSLIPSLVSSGFDISRFYYAGWLSPKKDKRLDELKKLTGIKKTLAIMETPYRLKLLLNDVKKVFGEEKIISLACDVTTEKEMFYRGKVSDVLLDIESLNEKCEFVLIIDNTNK
- a CDS encoding branched-chain amino acid aminotransferase, yielding METNISNLTVKKTNLPKKFPKESELGFGVHFTDHMFVWDYSPDTGWVEPTIQPYSSVLVEPGCVVFHYSQAVFDGLKSFLGVDGKIRLFRVKDYFNRFNRSSAGLCIPQFDADEVIDYLKELLIIEKEWHPSSIGTSIYIRPLIVARDNLLGVKSSKTFSMFIVLSPVGAYYAEGFSPVKILVEEEHSRTAPGGLGDLKTPANYAASLFSTERAKSKGFTQVLWLDAVEKKWIEEVGTMNIFFRIGDELITPPLEGTILPGITRDSIIKIAKREKFKVTERRISIDEVYEAHAKGTLKEIFGSGTAAVVSPVGKLSYRGKMITINNNEIGEWSQYLYDIITSMHYGKSEDVYGWTSIVE
- a CDS encoding glycosyltransferase; the encoded protein is MSDSAWTPLDEKSVPEELLSSESGTSHSQALQSALLKHRVFSKAQIEAIEEHGKSENLYFPKVLLFYGHISRTDYETIIRWEIPVHKIDLLKQDIDYELLANFDQTYLNDKLVVPVRRDANSLLIAMVNPLDEEVINTIYDKIKMPLKIYYATDVDIQWVLNKAFGQELASSAVYSLFTEDERSSAIETFTLPQTLGLALLGTLLVIGLAVEPRTTTIILMALVNLLYLFSIGFKFILTLAGARFEMYESVTQAEVKELENKDLPPYSILLPVYKEPEVIETLIAGLNKLDYPKDKLDIKILLEEEDFPTIDKIRNLNIPSHFECIIVPNMQPKTKPKACNYGLVFCRGDIVTIYDAEDIPEPDQLKKAIIGFRKFPEDVICIQAQLNYFNANENFLTRMFTLEYSYWFDYMLPGMDRLNVPIPLGGTSNHFIKDKLIELNAWDPFNVTEDADLGIRAYAKGYKIGTINSTTYEEANKHTASWIRQRSRWVKGYMQTFLVHLRNPLLLFQRIGVRGIFAFFMFIGGTPATFLINLPLWILFVVWLVFKPAWISDVFPAWVLYISLFNLLIGNAMVVYMNMLAVFRRRQYNLVTFALLNPVYWILHSLASYKALWQLIVKPFYWEKTTHGLTTYSKPEIKSS